One stretch of Candidatus Bathyarchaeia archaeon DNA includes these proteins:
- a CDS encoding 2-oxoacid:ferredoxin oxidoreductase subunit alpha yields the protein MAIKSVNWMAGGPQGSGVDTAANIFGRACGYGGLYVFGRREYHSNIKGLHSYFHLRMSKDEILANINDVDLLAAFDAETVVRHLTEVVPQGGIIVDSKEMTNKVLDIATLPPEFKAKMREFMQENGVGETLKDWLDYAQKKQVQVFPVPYLELLNQIGTKLGIAQISKITRMINVLTIGISLALFKFDPELAEKTVRATFAGKGKVADMNVTALNLAYEYAEQHFKDNFKHRLEKVPITEERVFLTGNQAVAMGKVLGGCRVQTYYPITPAADESEYLEAHEILKTSEEDESVLVIQTEDEIAAINSASGAALAGARAATSTSGPGFSLMAEGLSWAGNNEVPVVVTYYQRGAPATGLPTRNGQGDLRFAMHAGHGEFPRIILASGDIKECFYDAAKVFNLAEKYQTPTIHLMDKAMANCSQTFPVFDYSKFKIDRGQLLTEKDVKGKDYRRFQFTESGVSPRVPLGTKGALAWYTGDEHNETGHISEEPFNRILMMEKRMKKLDLVEKETPLEDKLAFFGDQTSENIIVSWGSPKGAIIEALDMLKEEGLMAGFVQVRMVVPFPTELMKKALTGKKRIIDIEDNYLGQLGEVVKEKTGIAPNYHVLKYTGRPMTTTEIHGALKHILIGQAAERQVLDFGS from the coding sequence ATGGCAATTAAAAGTGTAAACTGGATGGCAGGCGGACCACAGGGAAGCGGCGTGGACACGGCAGCAAACATTTTTGGGCGCGCATGCGGCTACGGTGGGCTCTACGTGTTTGGCAGACGAGAGTACCACAGCAACATCAAAGGATTGCACAGCTACTTCCATCTGCGCATGTCCAAAGACGAAATTTTGGCAAACATTAACGATGTGGATTTGCTTGCAGCGTTTGATGCGGAAACGGTTGTTAGGCACCTAACTGAGGTGGTTCCTCAGGGCGGAATCATCGTTGACTCCAAAGAAATGACAAACAAAGTGCTGGATATAGCAACGTTACCACCCGAATTTAAGGCAAAAATGCGCGAGTTCATGCAGGAAAACGGCGTAGGCGAAACCCTCAAGGATTGGCTGGACTACGCCCAGAAAAAGCAAGTCCAAGTTTTCCCCGTGCCCTACTTGGAATTGCTCAACCAGATTGGGACAAAGCTGGGCATAGCGCAAATTAGCAAAATCACACGCATGATAAACGTCCTAACCATCGGCATCTCGTTGGCGCTGTTCAAGTTTGACCCTGAACTGGCCGAGAAGACGGTACGGGCAACCTTTGCCGGGAAGGGCAAAGTTGCAGACATGAACGTAACCGCCCTTAACCTCGCCTACGAATACGCCGAGCAGCACTTCAAAGACAACTTTAAACACAGGCTGGAAAAGGTTCCGATAACGGAGGAGAGGGTTTTCCTTACAGGAAACCAAGCTGTCGCCATGGGGAAAGTGTTGGGCGGATGCAGAGTCCAAACATACTACCCAATCACCCCAGCGGCAGACGAAAGCGAATACTTGGAAGCCCACGAGATTTTGAAAACCAGCGAAGAAGACGAGTCGGTTCTTGTTATTCAAACGGAAGATGAAATCGCCGCCATAAACTCCGCTTCGGGAGCCGCCTTAGCAGGGGCGCGGGCTGCAACTTCAACCTCAGGACCTGGATTCTCGCTTATGGCGGAGGGGCTCAGCTGGGCAGGCAACAACGAAGTCCCCGTCGTCGTCACCTACTATCAGCGGGGTGCACCCGCCACGGGGTTGCCTACAAGAAATGGGCAAGGAGATTTGCGGTTTGCGATGCATGCAGGACACGGCGAGTTCCCACGCATAATCCTCGCGTCAGGAGACATCAAAGAATGCTTCTACGACGCAGCCAAAGTGTTCAACCTCGCCGAAAAATACCAAACCCCCACCATTCACCTGATGGATAAAGCCATGGCAAACTGCAGCCAAACCTTCCCCGTTTTCGACTACAGCAAATTCAAAATTGACCGCGGACAACTCCTCACCGAAAAAGACGTGAAAGGCAAAGACTACCGCCGCTTCCAATTCACGGAAAGCGGGGTTTCGCCTCGAGTGCCGTTGGGAACTAAAGGCGCTTTGGCGTGGTATACGGGTGATGAACATAACGAGACAGGGCATATCAGCGAGGAGCCGTTTAACCGAATTTTAATGATGGAGAAGCGTATGAAGAAACTGGATTTAGTGGAAAAAGAGACTCCCCTTGAGGATAAACTGGCTTTCTTTGGAGACCAAACCAGCGAAAACATCATAGTCAGCTGGGGTTCGCCAAAAGGCGCCATAATCGAGGCGCTGGACATGCTCAAGGAGGAGGGGTTGATGGCAGGTTTTGTGCAGGTGCGCATGGTTGTGCCGTTTCCTACTGAACTCATGAAAAAAGCCTTGACGGGCAAAAAACGCATAATCGACATCGAGGACAACTATCTGGGGCAACTGGGTGAAGTGGTGAAAGAGAAAACAGGCATCGCACCCAACTACCATGTGCTCAAGTACACGGGCAGACCCATGACCACCACCGAAATCCACGGCGCCCTCAAGCATATCTTAATAGGACAAGCAGCCGAAAGGCAGGTGTTAGACTTTGGTTCTTAA
- a CDS encoding 2-oxoacid:ferredoxin oxidoreductase subunit beta produces the protein MVLKPSDFKVPDVYADWCPGCGDFGIMNGVQMALAELGLEPHQIVLVSGIGCSGKEAHNVKCYGVHTLHGRTLPFAMGIKAANPNLEVVAIGGDGDGLGIGAGHFVNAGRRDIDMTYIIHNNGVYGLTKGQASPTLHRGEQTKSLPRPNINEPVNPIGLALISGFTFAARSYAYDVRHLRDMIKLGVQHKGMAFIECLQPCTTYNNINTKAWYSGEDRKDAQGKPQSRLYKLDEEGFDPVVKAWNEDFQKKMAALEKTQQWDDHIPLGVFYKNELEPTFQERYSKRVPFYMNNPPAKQKLADKDGHSHVDLTEFLNELKTS, from the coding sequence TTGGTTCTTAAACCTTCAGACTTTAAAGTGCCAGACGTTTACGCGGACTGGTGCCCTGGATGCGGCGACTTCGGCATCATGAACGGCGTCCAAATGGCACTCGCAGAGCTTGGCTTGGAGCCTCACCAGATTGTGCTGGTTTCAGGCATCGGCTGCTCAGGCAAAGAAGCCCACAACGTCAAATGCTACGGCGTCCACACCCTCCACGGACGGACGTTGCCGTTTGCCATGGGCATCAAAGCCGCCAACCCAAACCTTGAAGTGGTTGCGATAGGTGGCGACGGCGACGGGTTAGGCATCGGCGCAGGACACTTCGTGAACGCAGGCAGACGCGACATAGACATGACCTACATCATCCACAACAACGGCGTTTACGGCTTAACCAAAGGACAAGCCTCTCCAACCCTGCACCGAGGCGAACAAACCAAATCCCTGCCACGCCCCAACATAAACGAACCCGTAAACCCCATCGGGTTGGCGTTGATTTCGGGCTTCACGTTCGCAGCGCGCTCTTACGCTTATGATGTGAGACATCTGCGGGACATGATTAAGCTTGGGGTTCAGCATAAAGGCATGGCGTTCATCGAGTGCCTTCAACCCTGCACCACCTACAACAACATCAACACCAAAGCGTGGTACTCAGGGGAAGACCGCAAAGACGCCCAAGGCAAACCGCAGAGCAGACTCTATAAGCTGGACGAGGAAGGCTTTGACCCTGTGGTGAAGGCCTGGAATGAGGACTTCCAGAAAAAGATGGCAGCGTTAGAGAAGACGCAGCAGTGGGACGACCACATCCCGCTGGGCGTGTTCTACAAGAACGAGTTGGAGCCGACATTTCAGGAACGCTACAGCAAACGAGTCCCCTTCTACATGAATAACCCGCCTGCGAAGCAAAAGCTGGCAGACAAAGACGGACACAGCCACGTAGACCTCACCGAATTCTTAAACGAACTCAAAACAAGCTAA
- a CDS encoding TRAM domain-containing protein codes for MEKTFSRNNQGGYRAAGRIPPKPVKVGEEYEVDIKEKSQRGDGIARIEGLVVFVPTARVGDHLRIRITRISRKFAEAETIEK; via the coding sequence ATGGAAAAAACTTTTAGCCGAAACAACCAAGGCGGCTATCGAGCAGCAGGCAGAATTCCTCCCAAACCTGTGAAAGTCGGCGAAGAATACGAAGTTGACATTAAAGAAAAAAGTCAACGTGGCGATGGGATAGCCCGAATTGAAGGGTTGGTTGTTTTTGTTCCAACCGCAAGAGTCGGCGACCACCTGCGGATACGGATTACGCGGATAAGCCGCAAATTCGCCGAAGCCGAAACAATAGAAAAATAA
- a CDS encoding OB-fold nucleic acid binding domain-containing protein, with protein MKIKELQNGMKRVEVEASVVDKGDTRQVQSRYKDEMYNVADAMVQDETGTIKLTLWNEQIDMVNVGDNIKIENGYVTSFKSEIQLNVGKYGKLSIL; from the coding sequence TTGAAAATTAAAGAACTACAAAACGGGATGAAACGGGTTGAAGTTGAAGCCAGCGTTGTTGACAAAGGCGACACCCGCCAAGTCCAATCCAGATATAAAGATGAAATGTACAACGTCGCCGACGCCATGGTTCAAGATGAAACTGGAACCATAAAGCTGACGTTATGGAATGAACAAATCGACATGGTTAACGTGGGCGACAACATCAAAATCGAAAACGGCTACGTAACCAGTTTTAAGAGCGAAATCCAACTGAACGTTGGAAAATACGGCAAACTCTCAATCCTTTAA
- a CDS encoding hydroxymethylglutaryl-CoA synthase, with the protein MSSEPIERRVSYLGDRLKASRCQICGKEYFEVRDYCSNCGRKSYMKMDSVDLFYDKGKLELCTLVTEPTNKFTKLESYVYGIISFHNGKIRVPGRLTDQVIKPGETVDLPALEGREVVPRFRRRYSVNRSDVVPTISLSFTLADEYYPHQEYVVSGQNKEYSLPGIVGYGVYTSRFRIKERGIERAVPFMDEDSITAAVEAGKIALIHSGIDSASVGKVYVGSESNPYAVKPIASKVAQVLKLGQEDDDVQAVDAVDTEFACKAATSMFKDAAALVNYPNSGMKNTMVIGADNSQAAPRGCPGGELDLFVGYGGAAFIFGKHDVVAEIEGWCSVTSDTPDFWRRDGEPYPMHGGRFTGDPAYFKHVKKAANKLMDRFGLKPQDVDYFVPHQPNPAFPVKVARDLGFKEEQYECSLQVNNFGNTYSGCSPVGLAAVLDLAKPDERVLLVSYGSGAGSDAYLFRTTSQLLDKRCRQKITTKYLTDNPFVEYVDYTTYRRLKMGM; encoded by the coding sequence ATGAGCAGTGAACCAATTGAACGCAGAGTCTCCTACCTTGGCGACAGGTTGAAAGCCAGCCGATGCCAAATCTGCGGTAAGGAATACTTTGAAGTGCGCGATTACTGCAGCAACTGTGGTCGCAAAAGCTACATGAAAATGGATTCTGTTGACCTCTTCTACGACAAAGGCAAACTGGAACTTTGCACGCTGGTCACAGAACCCACAAACAAATTTACCAAACTGGAAAGCTATGTTTACGGCATCATATCTTTTCACAACGGAAAAATCCGTGTCCCCGGCAGATTAACGGACCAGGTCATTAAGCCGGGTGAAACCGTTGACCTCCCCGCGTTAGAGGGTAGGGAAGTTGTTCCCCGATTTAGGCGACGCTACAGCGTAAACCGAAGTGATGTCGTTCCAACAATTTCGTTGTCGTTCACTTTAGCAGATGAATACTACCCCCATCAGGAGTACGTGGTTTCAGGGCAAAACAAAGAGTATTCCTTGCCCGGCATAGTTGGCTATGGCGTTTACACGTCACGTTTCAGAATAAAAGAACGTGGCATCGAACGCGCTGTGCCCTTTATGGATGAAGACTCCATCACGGCAGCTGTAGAAGCAGGTAAAATTGCGCTTATTCATTCAGGCATAGACAGTGCATCTGTAGGAAAAGTCTATGTGGGTTCTGAATCCAACCCTTACGCGGTCAAACCTATCGCGTCCAAAGTGGCTCAGGTTCTAAAGCTGGGCCAAGAAGACGACGATGTGCAAGCCGTGGATGCCGTGGATACTGAATTTGCCTGCAAAGCCGCCACTAGCATGTTCAAAGACGCTGCGGCTCTTGTAAATTACCCTAACTCAGGCATGAAAAACACCATGGTTATCGGCGCTGACAACAGCCAAGCTGCCCCTCGAGGCTGCCCCGGCGGCGAGTTGGACCTGTTCGTGGGTTATGGTGGAGCTGCCTTTATTTTCGGCAAGCATGACGTGGTGGCCGAAATTGAAGGCTGGTGCTCGGTCACTTCAGATACGCCTGACTTCTGGAGGCGCGACGGTGAACCTTACCCTATGCATGGAGGCAGATTCACAGGTGACCCTGCATATTTCAAGCACGTTAAAAAAGCCGCCAATAAGCTGATGGATAGGTTTGGTTTGAAGCCTCAAGATGTGGATTATTTTGTTCCTCATCAGCCTAACCCTGCATTTCCTGTTAAGGTCGCGCGTGATTTGGGCTTTAAAGAGGAGCAGTATGAGTGTTCTTTGCAGGTTAACAATTTTGGCAACACCTACAGCGGTTGCTCTCCAGTGGGTTTGGCTGCGGTTTTAGATTTAGCTAAGCCTGATGAGCGTGTATTGTTGGTGAGTTATGGTTCGGGTGCGGGTAGTGATGCTTACCTTTTCCGAACAACCAGTCAGTTGCTGGACAAGAGGTGCCGACAGAAAATCACCACTAAATATTTAACTGATAATCCGTTTGTGGAGTACGTGGATTATACCACTTATCGGCGGCTTAAAATGGGCATGTGA
- a CDS encoding nicotinate phosphoribosyltransferase gives MKLPFDFPSPENLSLFTDFYELTMCASYFDNNKFEPATFDLFIRRLPPNRSYFLFAGLEQVLLYLENVHFTDEHITYLRKQGFDDDFLAYLRDFKFTGDVWAVPEGTVCFPNEPLIRVTAPIIEAQLVETFLLNTINLQTMMATKASRVVQAAKGKAVIEFGLRREHGVDAGMKVARSSYLAGCQGTSNVLAGLEYGIPVFGTMAHSFIMSYEREIEAFRAFAKTFPTKSTLLIDTYDDLAGAEKAIVVAKELTRHGFKLGGVRLDSGDLAAISKKVRALLDQNGLEQVSIFASGDLDEYKITELLEKDAKIDAFGVGTKMGTSADYPYLDVIYKLCETSDDKGVFSPIMKLSENKLTLPGRKQVYRFTDEEGMCRKDVIALADEFPEVGGEPLLRKVMESGKLCCVLPSLNEIRVEAQENLSKFPQKYHKLTDATTYPVELTPALKVLMEQLKEKIKEQEILNGVVPRL, from the coding sequence ATGAAGCTTCCCTTTGATTTCCCCAGCCCAGAGAACCTGAGCTTGTTTACAGATTTTTATGAATTAACCATGTGCGCAAGCTATTTCGACAACAACAAATTTGAACCCGCCACTTTCGATTTATTCATACGCAGGTTGCCTCCGAATCGTTCCTATTTTCTGTTTGCAGGGCTCGAACAGGTGCTGCTCTACTTGGAAAACGTGCACTTCACCGATGAGCACATCACCTACTTACGGAAGCAGGGTTTTGATGACGATTTTCTGGCTTATTTACGGGACTTTAAGTTTACTGGCGATGTTTGGGCTGTTCCCGAAGGTACTGTTTGCTTTCCTAATGAGCCGCTTATTCGCGTAACTGCCCCCATAATTGAAGCGCAGCTGGTGGAAACTTTCCTGCTTAACACCATTAACCTGCAGACCATGATGGCAACCAAAGCCAGCCGCGTCGTGCAAGCAGCAAAGGGCAAAGCAGTCATCGAGTTTGGGCTGCGCCGAGAACACGGCGTCGACGCGGGTATGAAGGTTGCCCGAAGCAGCTACCTCGCGGGCTGCCAAGGAACCTCCAACGTGCTGGCTGGCTTAGAATACGGTATCCCCGTTTTTGGAACCATGGCGCACTCCTTTATCATGTCTTACGAGCGGGAAATTGAAGCTTTTCGCGCTTTCGCCAAAACTTTCCCCACCAAATCCACCCTGCTCATCGACACCTACGACGACTTGGCGGGCGCAGAAAAAGCCATCGTGGTTGCTAAAGAGCTGACGCGGCATGGGTTTAAGCTGGGTGGAGTACGCTTAGACAGCGGCGACTTGGCGGCGATAAGCAAGAAGGTGCGGGCGCTGTTGGACCAGAACGGCTTGGAGCAGGTGAGCATTTTTGCCAGCGGCGACTTGGACGAATACAAAATAACTGAGTTGCTTGAAAAAGACGCAAAAATTGACGCTTTCGGCGTAGGCACAAAAATGGGCACCTCCGCGGATTATCCGTATCTGGACGTGATTTACAAGCTGTGTGAAACCAGCGACGACAAGGGTGTGTTTTCTCCAATAATGAAGTTGAGCGAAAACAAACTTACCCTGCCTGGGCGAAAGCAGGTTTACCGGTTCACCGATGAAGAGGGCATGTGCCGTAAAGACGTCATTGCCTTAGCTGACGAATTTCCCGAGGTTGGTGGGGAACCGTTGCTCAGGAAAGTTATGGAGAGCGGCAAACTTTGCTGTGTCTTGCCTTCACTTAATGAAATCCGCGTGGAAGCCCAAGAAAACCTCTCCAAGTTCCCCCAAAAATACCACAAGCTAACCGATGCCACTACGTATCCTGTTGAGTTGACGCCTGCGTTGAAGGTTTTGATGGAGCAGTTGAAAGAAAAAATCAAGGAACAAGAAATCCTCAACGGCGTGGTTCCCCGCCTTTAA
- a CDS encoding translation initiation factor: MAEVCTTCGLPKDLCVCGEIEKEQQRIRIRLETRKFGRPTTVIDGMDEKTTDLQDMAHKLKAFCACGGTSKAGLIMLQGDHRDRVREYLIKIGYPAENIERQ; encoded by the coding sequence ATGGCTGAAGTTTGTACAACCTGTGGACTACCTAAAGACCTCTGTGTTTGTGGAGAAATAGAAAAAGAGCAACAGCGAATTCGCATTCGCCTTGAAACCCGAAAATTCGGCAGACCCACCACCGTCATTGACGGAATGGACGAAAAAACGACTGACCTGCAAGACATGGCGCATAAACTCAAAGCTTTTTGTGCATGCGGCGGAACAAGCAAAGCAGGGCTAATTATGTTGCAAGGTGACCATCGTGACAGGGTCCGCGAATACCTCATAAAAATCGGCTACCCCGCAGAAAACATCGAACGTCAATAA
- a CDS encoding transcription initiation factor IIB family protein → MSKKEATTTHQRLVDKCPECGSQNLVHDYDTGETVCGDCGLVLYEQMLDKGPEWRAFTQEEKASRSRVGVPTSYSVHDKGLSTAISQVDRDAFGRKLPLSTRLQMWRLRKWQIRSRVHSSIDRNLAQAMAELDRLSDKVYIPPPIKEKAAVIYRKALDKGLVRGRSIAAIAAAALYAACRGSGTPRTLREIAEASLVDKKDVARCYRLLLRELDVHMPIADPLTYVSKIAEKTGISGKTQGAAISILRDARRRRAAAGKDPMGLAAAALYIACLQNNEKKTQKDIAEAAGVTEVTVRNRYKTLKKQLNLELPD, encoded by the coding sequence ATGAGCAAAAAAGAAGCAACCACCACACATCAGCGTTTAGTTGATAAATGCCCCGAATGTGGCAGCCAGAATCTTGTTCACGATTACGATACAGGCGAAACAGTATGCGGAGACTGTGGTCTAGTATTATACGAACAGATGCTTGATAAAGGACCTGAATGGCGCGCTTTCACCCAAGAAGAAAAAGCTTCCCGAAGCCGCGTCGGTGTCCCCACCTCCTACTCAGTGCACGACAAAGGTTTATCCACTGCTATCAGCCAAGTTGACCGCGACGCCTTCGGCCGAAAACTCCCCCTGTCCACTCGACTCCAGATGTGGCGTCTGAGAAAATGGCAAATCCGCAGTCGTGTTCACTCCTCCATTGACCGTAACTTGGCTCAAGCCATGGCTGAGCTGGATAGGCTCTCGGACAAAGTCTACATTCCCCCACCAATTAAAGAAAAAGCCGCGGTTATCTACCGTAAAGCTCTTGACAAAGGCTTAGTCCGAGGCAGATCCATCGCTGCCATCGCCGCTGCCGCCTTGTATGCTGCATGCCGCGGAAGCGGAACTCCCCGAACCCTTCGGGAAATTGCAGAAGCCAGCTTAGTAGACAAAAAAGATGTCGCCCGCTGCTACAGACTCTTGCTGCGCGAACTCGACGTACACATGCCCATTGCTGACCCCCTAACCTATGTTTCCAAAATTGCAGAGAAAACCGGCATCTCCGGAAAAACTCAGGGCGCAGCCATCTCCATCCTACGGGACGCTCGACGAAGACGTGCTGCTGCCGGAAAAGACCCCATGGGTTTAGCTGCTGCCGCACTCTACATTGCTTGTCTGCAGAATAACGAGAAGAAGACCCAAAAAGACATCGCTGAAGCTGCTGGCGTAACCGAAGTCACAGTGCGAAATCGCTACAAGACCCTCAAAAAGCAACTCAATCTAGAGCTGCCCGATTAA
- a CDS encoding aldo/keto reductase → MQYRVVPKNGDKLSALGFGTMRLPQKGRGSIDEARAIKQIRYAVDHGVNYLDTAFPYHSGESETLLGKALQDGYRDKVKIATKLPTFLLTKEEEMNKILNVQLKKLQTDHIDYYLLHALEAKLWKKMQSFNVLKFLEKAKADGKIVNAGFSFHGSPRAFKEIIQSNDWAMCQIQYNFLDETLQAGTEGLRYAASQNLAVMVMEPLRGGMLAGKLPREVKQAYAQAGTQWSAAEWGLRWVWNHPEVTVVLSGMNDEKHIEENIAACETALPNTLTQEELTVVDKVARSYKRLMKVPCTGCGYCMPCPNGVNIPSNFNTYNQYSMFSNKFYIRGSYAVLLMGLTGEASDASLCRNCGVCAQKCPQHIDIPKELAAVKSDLGGLRTKLMMPIIKRLNPLKPKQDPQLED, encoded by the coding sequence TTGCAGTATAGAGTGGTTCCGAAAAACGGGGATAAATTATCTGCGTTGGGCTTTGGAACGATGCGGCTGCCTCAAAAAGGACGCGGCAGTATAGACGAAGCACGCGCCATCAAACAAATCCGCTACGCAGTTGACCACGGCGTCAACTATTTGGACACCGCCTTCCCCTACCACAGTGGCGAAAGCGAAACCCTTCTGGGAAAAGCCCTGCAAGACGGCTACCGAGACAAAGTGAAAATCGCCACCAAACTTCCCACCTTCCTGTTAACCAAAGAAGAAGAAATGAACAAAATCCTCAACGTCCAGTTGAAAAAACTTCAAACGGACCACATCGATTACTACCTGCTTCATGCGTTGGAAGCTAAATTATGGAAAAAAATGCAGAGCTTTAACGTTTTAAAATTCCTTGAAAAAGCCAAGGCAGACGGGAAAATAGTTAACGCGGGCTTCTCTTTTCATGGTTCACCACGGGCGTTTAAAGAAATTATTCAATCCAACGACTGGGCAATGTGCCAGATTCAGTACAATTTTTTGGATGAAACCTTGCAGGCGGGAACCGAAGGGTTACGGTATGCTGCTTCACAAAACCTCGCGGTTATGGTTATGGAGCCGCTACGAGGAGGAATGTTAGCAGGCAAACTCCCACGGGAAGTTAAACAAGCCTACGCTCAGGCGGGAACACAATGGTCTGCGGCTGAGTGGGGACTGCGGTGGGTTTGGAATCACCCTGAAGTAACCGTTGTTCTGTCAGGCATGAATGACGAGAAGCATATTGAAGAAAACATTGCCGCATGCGAAACTGCCCTGCCAAACACGCTCACCCAAGAGGAGCTAACAGTCGTTGACAAAGTTGCGCGGTCGTATAAGCGTTTAATGAAGGTGCCCTGCACTGGATGCGGCTACTGCATGCCCTGCCCCAACGGCGTTAACATCCCAAGCAACTTTAACACTTACAATCAGTATAGTATGTTTAGCAATAAATTCTACATTAGAGGCTCATACGCCGTTTTGCTGATGGGCTTAACGGGGGAAGCCTCGGACGCGTCGCTTTGCAGAAACTGTGGCGTCTGCGCACAAAAGTGTCCTCAACACATCGATATTCCCAAAGAGCTTGCAGCGGTGAAAAGTGACTTGGGTGGGTTGAGAACAAAACTGATGATGCCTATAATTAAACGGCTTAATCCGCTTAAACCCAAACAAGACCCGCAACTGGAAGACTGA
- a CDS encoding DUF1801 domain-containing protein — MSRQLDAFLAFYSRETRENVLCLRNLLLEVFPSAVEQIDAKTGIMTFSLPKASEEFVFALVPHMKHVNLLFSKGADLPDPDGLLAGTGKQARHLKIKSEAQTQNPALRHLLEEALKLTTTE, encoded by the coding sequence TTGAGCCGCCAACTGGATGCCTTTCTTGCTTTTTACAGTCGGGAAACACGGGAAAACGTGTTGTGCTTGCGAAATCTTTTGCTGGAGGTGTTTCCTTCCGCGGTTGAGCAGATTGACGCGAAAACGGGAATAATGACCTTCAGCCTGCCAAAAGCGTCTGAGGAGTTTGTTTTTGCCCTTGTGCCCCACATGAAACACGTAAACTTGCTCTTCAGCAAAGGCGCCGACCTCCCAGACCCAGATGGACTGCTGGCGGGCACAGGCAAGCAAGCACGGCACCTTAAAATCAAATCTGAAGCCCAAACCCAAAACCCCGCCCTGCGTCACCTTTTGGAAGAAGCCCTTAAGCTAACCACCACAGAATAG